From Micromonospora sp. NBC_01699, a single genomic window includes:
- a CDS encoding cytochrome c biogenesis CcdA family protein: MGDTFANLAESGPLLLAFGAAALAGLVSFLSPCILPLVPGYLSYVTGLAGADLGATGAPRTPVDAGPDGPGGGVAVAVASREARGVRGRVLAGTLLFIAGFTTVYVLSAILVASVGRVLSAHRRPLEIGVGLLIILLGLAYLGLVPGLQREFRLQRLPAAGLVGAPVFGAVFALSWLPCSGPTLGAVLGMATVSGQADRAALLAVAYCLGLGLPFVIFGLAFRRLLGVFKAVRRNSAWVTRIGGALLVVVGLALVTGGWLNFVIWLQTTFGVGEVGI, translated from the coding sequence ATGGGCGACACCTTCGCCAACCTCGCCGAGAGCGGGCCGCTGCTGTTGGCGTTCGGCGCCGCCGCCCTCGCCGGCCTGGTGAGCTTCCTGTCGCCGTGCATCCTGCCGCTGGTGCCCGGCTACCTGTCGTACGTCACCGGACTGGCCGGGGCGGACCTCGGCGCCACCGGCGCGCCGCGTACGCCGGTCGACGCCGGCCCGGACGGCCCCGGCGGCGGGGTCGCGGTCGCGGTGGCGAGCCGGGAGGCCCGCGGGGTCCGGGGCCGGGTGCTCGCCGGCACGCTGCTGTTCATCGCCGGCTTCACCACCGTGTACGTGCTCAGCGCGATCCTTGTCGCCAGCGTCGGTCGGGTGCTCTCGGCCCACCGCCGGCCGCTGGAGATCGGCGTCGGGCTGCTGATCATCCTGCTCGGCCTCGCCTACCTCGGGCTGGTGCCGGGCCTGCAACGCGAGTTCCGGCTCCAGCGGCTGCCGGCCGCCGGGCTGGTCGGTGCCCCGGTCTTCGGCGCGGTATTCGCCCTGTCCTGGCTGCCCTGTTCCGGGCCGACGCTCGGCGCGGTGCTCGGCATGGCGACCGTCAGCGGCCAGGCCGACCGGGCCGCGCTGCTGGCGGTGGCGTACTGCCTGGGGCTCGGGCTGCCGTTTGTGATCTTCGGGCTGGCCTTCCGTCGCCTGCTCGGCGTGTTCAAGGCGGTCCGGCGCAACAGCGCCTGGGTCACCCGGATCGGCGGGGCGCTGCTGGTGGTGGTCGGGCTGGCCCTGGTCACCGGCGGCTGGCTCAATTTCGTGATCTGGTTGCAGACGACGTTCGGCGTCGGTGAGGTCGGCATCTGA
- a CDS encoding histidine phosphatase family protein, translating into MSKTVVHVLRHGEVHNPDKILYGRLPGFRLSELGVQMAKAAAQSLADRDLAYVVASPLERAQQTAEPFAAQLGLPVAVDDRLIESANWFEGKRVSPGDGSFGDPRNWWVLRDPVTPSWGEAYRVIAERMFAAVHAARVAAEGREAVCVSHQLPIWTLRRYVERKRLWHDPRKRQCGLASLTSFHFDGAKVVGIGYSEPAAHLVAMSPTARTAKGA; encoded by the coding sequence GTGAGCAAGACGGTCGTCCACGTGCTGCGGCACGGGGAGGTACACAACCCCGACAAGATCCTCTACGGTCGGTTGCCCGGTTTCCGGCTGTCCGAGCTGGGTGTCCAGATGGCCAAGGCGGCGGCCCAGTCGCTGGCCGACCGCGACCTGGCGTACGTGGTGGCGAGCCCGCTGGAGCGGGCCCAGCAGACCGCCGAACCGTTCGCCGCCCAGCTCGGCCTGCCGGTGGCGGTCGACGACCGGCTGATCGAGAGCGCGAACTGGTTCGAGGGCAAGCGGGTGTCACCCGGCGACGGATCGTTCGGCGACCCGCGCAACTGGTGGGTGCTGCGGGACCCGGTCACCCCGTCCTGGGGCGAGGCGTACCGGGTGATCGCCGAGCGGATGTTCGCCGCCGTACACGCCGCGCGGGTGGCCGCCGAGGGGCGGGAGGCGGTCTGCGTCTCGCACCAGCTCCCGATCTGGACCCTGCGCCGGTACGTCGAGCGCAAGCGACTCTGGCACGACCCGCGCAAGCGCCAGTGCGGTCTGGCCAGCCTCACCTCGTTCCACTTCGACGGCGCCAAGGTCGTCGGCATCGGTTACTCCGAGCCGGCCGCGCACCTGGTCGCCATGTCGCCGACCGCACGGACGGCCAAGGGGGCTTGA
- a CDS encoding UbiX family flavin prenyltransferase, which yields MRRPWVVGVSGASGTPYAAAVIGGLLDAGAAVDLVVSRAARLTVLDETGTAFRDAHWRDDLGAWLGRDLSGADLAYWPAGDLAAGPSSGSYPVRGMVVVPASTAACAGIAIGLSKDLLQRAAEVNLKERRPVVVVPRETPVTRSHLEHLIALHDAGAVVLPASPGFYGAGASASAEQLVDFVAGKVLDALGVPHSLFRRWAGELGAGRDRDRDRDRDRIGPVGNPDRLG from the coding sequence ATGCGCAGACCGTGGGTGGTGGGGGTTTCCGGAGCATCGGGTACGCCGTACGCGGCTGCGGTCATCGGCGGGCTGCTGGACGCCGGGGCAGCGGTCGACCTGGTGGTTTCCCGGGCGGCCCGGCTCACCGTCCTGGACGAGACCGGTACCGCGTTCCGGGACGCGCACTGGCGCGACGACCTGGGCGCCTGGTTGGGGCGGGACCTGTCCGGTGCCGACCTGGCGTACTGGCCGGCCGGCGACCTGGCCGCGGGTCCGAGCAGCGGGTCGTACCCGGTGCGCGGGATGGTGGTGGTGCCGGCGAGTACGGCCGCCTGCGCCGGCATCGCCATCGGCCTGTCGAAGGACCTGTTGCAGCGCGCGGCGGAGGTGAACCTGAAGGAGCGCCGACCGGTGGTGGTGGTGCCCCGGGAGACCCCGGTGACCCGCAGCCACCTGGAGCATCTGATCGCCCTGCACGACGCGGGGGCGGTGGTGCTGCCGGCCAGCCCCGGCTTCTACGGCGCGGGTGCGTCCGCCTCGGCGGAGCAGCTCGTCGACTTCGTCGCCGGCAAGGTGCTCGACGCGCTCGGTGTGCCGCACTCGCTGTTCCGGCGGTGGGCCGGCGAACTCGGCGCCGGCCGCGACCGGGATCGGGATCGGGATCGGGATCGGATCGGTCCGGTTGGAAACCCGGATCGGTTGGGGTGA
- the ccsB gene encoding c-type cytochrome biogenesis protein CcsB, whose amino-acid sequence MAALSDQLLVFTILGYLIAMISHAASYAFSGRGAVAAISRPARQLVTVGAGESDAPLAKVDAPPAGTSTGRVPPKSTGRAAIAARIAMVATMLATALHLGALVTRGVAAERLPWGNMYEFLLSVTFVGAAGWLYLLFRWPSVRQLGLVLTMVMVVLLGIAGLVLYTPVVPLVPALNSYWFDIHVTTISFSSGILLLAFVPALMYLLRAGYESGKRSFPYVLARRAPSAVTLERLTFGLNAFAFPIFTFAVIAGAVWAEAAWGRAWGWDPKETWAFISWVVYAGYLHARATPSVKRNVVTWISILGFLTMLMNLFGVNFFFTGLHSYAGVN is encoded by the coding sequence ATGGCCGCACTCTCCGACCAGCTCCTGGTGTTCACCATCCTGGGATACCTGATCGCGATGATCAGCCACGCCGCGTCGTACGCCTTCAGTGGGCGCGGGGCGGTCGCCGCGATCAGCCGTCCGGCCCGGCAGTTGGTGACCGTGGGTGCGGGGGAGTCCGACGCCCCGCTGGCCAAGGTCGACGCGCCGCCCGCGGGAACGTCGACCGGTAGGGTTCCGCCGAAGTCCACCGGACGGGCCGCGATCGCCGCCCGGATCGCCATGGTGGCCACCATGCTCGCCACCGCGCTGCACCTCGGCGCGCTGGTCACCCGTGGGGTCGCGGCCGAGCGGCTGCCCTGGGGCAACATGTACGAGTTCCTGCTGTCGGTGACCTTCGTCGGCGCCGCCGGTTGGCTCTACCTGCTGTTCCGCTGGCCGTCCGTACGCCAGCTGGGGCTGGTCCTCACGATGGTGATGGTGGTGCTGCTCGGCATCGCCGGGCTGGTGCTCTACACCCCGGTCGTGCCGCTGGTGCCGGCGCTGAACTCGTACTGGTTCGACATTCACGTGACGACGATCAGTTTCTCGTCCGGCATCCTGCTGCTCGCCTTCGTACCGGCCCTGATGTACCTGCTGCGGGCCGGTTACGAGTCCGGCAAGCGCAGCTTCCCGTACGTGCTGGCGCGTAGGGCGCCGAGCGCGGTGACGCTGGAACGGTTGACCTTCGGCCTGAACGCGTTCGCCTTCCCGATCTTCACCTTCGCGGTGATCGCCGGAGCGGTCTGGGCCGAGGCGGCCTGGGGCCGGGCGTGGGGTTGGGACCCGAAGGAGACCTGGGCGTTCATCTCCTGGGTGGTGTACGCCGGTTACCTGCACGCCCGTGCCACCCCGAGCGTCAAGCGCAACGTGGTCACCTGGATCTCGATCTTGGGCTTCCTGACCATGCTGATGAACCTGTTCGGGGTGAACTTCTTCTTCACCGGCCTGCACTCGTACGCCGGAGTGAACTGA
- a CDS encoding TlpA family protein disulfide reductase, producing MRFPPRVWLGALLSAVTVVALAGCSGGENWEAKCSTNADQAIECGPENRAPAPKVSGELLDGGRYDLIQDRGRVVVVNFWGSWCAPCRAEADDLEATYQATAAQGVRFLGVNVQDGRDKAKAFEQSLGVTYASLFDPGNRVALNFEIPPNSTPATIVLDREGRIAAVFRKPVVRSMLEPVVTRIAAEAPPSGDAPTGSPSPVAR from the coding sequence ATGAGGTTCCCGCCACGGGTCTGGCTCGGCGCGCTGCTCTCCGCCGTCACGGTGGTGGCGCTCGCCGGCTGCTCCGGCGGCGAGAACTGGGAGGCGAAGTGCTCGACCAACGCCGACCAGGCGATCGAGTGCGGTCCGGAGAACCGGGCGCCGGCGCCGAAGGTCAGCGGTGAGCTGCTCGACGGCGGTCGGTACGACCTGATCCAGGACCGGGGTCGGGTGGTGGTGGTCAACTTCTGGGGCTCGTGGTGCGCGCCCTGCCGGGCCGAGGCGGACGACCTCGAAGCGACGTACCAGGCGACCGCTGCCCAGGGGGTCCGGTTCCTCGGCGTGAACGTCCAGGACGGCCGGGACAAGGCGAAGGCGTTCGAGCAGAGCCTCGGGGTGACGTACGCCAGCCTGTTCGATCCGGGCAACCGGGTGGCGCTCAACTTCGAGATCCCGCCGAACAGCACCCCGGCGACGATCGTGCTCGACCGGGAGGGCCGGATCGCGGCCGTCTTCCGCAAGCCGGTCGTGCGCTCGATGCTGGAACCGGTGGTGACCCGGATCGCCGCCGAGGCGCCGCCGAGCGGTGACGCGCCGACGGGCTCGCCGTCGCCGGTGGCCCGCTGA
- the mqnP gene encoding menaquinone biosynthesis prenyltransferase MqnP — translation MEGVRNPVTTTTVAERTGRVKSFLKLVAIEHSVFALPFAYLSALAAMFVDGGHVRWLDLLLITVAMVGARTFAMAANRIIDRRIDARNPRTAGRELVTGAVSVRTAWTGAIVAVIVFLGAAAALNPLCFALAPLAVVPLVLYPYGKRFTDWPHAILALAQAVGPVGAWLAVTGSFNGSGPAWLLGAAVGLWIGGFDLIYACQDAEIDREIGVRSVPARYGKRFALHLSTATHVGTFALFGWFGALIGLGWLFWIGLVLTAAAFTYQHVVVSPTDLSKVNRAFFTANGFVAIALFFFALLDLVFRLNLRP, via the coding sequence CTGGAAGGAGTACGGAATCCAGTGACTACCACCACTGTCGCCGAACGCACCGGACGGGTGAAGTCGTTCCTGAAGCTCGTCGCGATCGAGCACTCGGTCTTCGCTCTGCCGTTCGCGTACCTCTCCGCGCTGGCCGCGATGTTCGTCGACGGCGGGCACGTACGCTGGCTCGACCTGCTGCTGATCACCGTCGCGATGGTCGGCGCCCGTACCTTCGCCATGGCGGCGAACCGGATCATCGACCGGCGGATCGACGCGCGTAACCCCCGTACGGCCGGGCGGGAACTGGTCACCGGGGCGGTGAGCGTCCGCACGGCCTGGACCGGCGCGATCGTCGCCGTGATCGTCTTCCTCGGCGCCGCCGCCGCGCTGAACCCGCTCTGCTTCGCGCTCGCACCGCTGGCCGTGGTGCCGCTGGTGCTCTACCCCTACGGCAAGCGGTTCACCGACTGGCCGCACGCCATCCTCGCGCTCGCCCAGGCGGTCGGCCCGGTCGGCGCCTGGCTCGCGGTCACCGGCAGCTTCAACGGCTCCGGCCCGGCCTGGCTGCTCGGCGCCGCGGTCGGGCTGTGGATCGGCGGCTTCGACCTGATCTACGCCTGCCAGGACGCCGAGATCGACCGCGAGATCGGCGTACGCAGCGTGCCGGCCCGGTACGGCAAGCGCTTCGCGCTGCACCTGTCGACGGCGACGCACGTGGGGACGTTCGCCCTGTTCGGCTGGTTCGGCGCGCTGATCGGCCTCGGCTGGCTGTTCTGGATCGGCCTGGTGCTCACCGCGGCCGCCTTCACGTACCAGCACGTGGTGGTCTCGCCGACCGACCTGTCGAAGGTCAACCGGGCGTTCTTCACCGCCAACGGGTTCGTCGCCATCGCGCTGTTCTTCTTCGCCCTGCTCGACCTGGTGTTCCGGCTCAACCTGCGTCCCTGA
- the resB gene encoding cytochrome c biogenesis protein ResB yields the protein MSSVEQQTIPGTGTTSGGPPTVRRPNRVLALLRNSWRQLTSMRTALILLFLLAVAAIPGSVLPQRNIAPEKVNDYFDQHPDLAPVLDRLGGFDVFASIWFSAIYLLLFTSLVGCIAPRLRDHVRTLRSVPPVGPKRLDRLPQHAVLADRDAAGQPADADAELAAIAAMLRKRRWRVVVRGNTVAAEKGYLKESGNLLFHISLLAMLVGVALGSWYGWHGNRLLVAGKDSSFCSALDQFSESGLGPRVQATDLPRFCLELTDFKARFLPSGQPESFSASVLVDEDGGAQRAADFSVNSPLRLHGANVYLLGHGYAPVIRYTDRNGKSQTQPFPFLSNDGNLTSEGVATFPDVNLDPSTGQRDPKAQVAFEGIYLPTAPDEAPFVRSQFPAERNPALMLIPYRGNLGMDAGMPSSVYSLNQEQVREGKLTQVGEAKLLRPNDRWTLDDGTTVEFLGTQQYITLTVRYAPASTLMLVSSVLLLIGLMSSLFGRRRRVWFRVTPAAPEDRSTTGGSSLIEAGGLPRTDYAGFADEFNQLVAAVERGAGGREGTE from the coding sequence ATGTCCAGCGTCGAACAGCAGACCATCCCCGGTACGGGTACCACCAGCGGCGGGCCGCCGACCGTACGCCGGCCGAACCGGGTGCTGGCGCTGCTGCGCAACTCCTGGCGGCAGCTCACCAGCATGCGTACGGCGCTGATCCTGCTCTTCCTGCTCGCCGTCGCCGCCATCCCGGGCTCGGTGCTGCCGCAGCGCAACATCGCCCCGGAGAAGGTCAACGACTACTTCGACCAGCACCCCGACCTGGCCCCGGTGCTCGACCGGCTCGGCGGCTTCGACGTCTTCGCCTCGATCTGGTTCTCCGCGATCTACCTGCTGCTGTTCACCTCGCTGGTGGGCTGCATCGCGCCCCGCCTGCGCGACCACGTTCGTACGCTTCGGTCCGTACCGCCGGTTGGTCCGAAGCGGTTGGACCGGCTGCCGCAACACGCGGTCCTGGCCGACCGGGACGCGGCCGGGCAGCCGGCGGATGCCGACGCGGAGCTGGCGGCGATCGCGGCCATGCTGCGCAAGCGGCGGTGGCGGGTGGTGGTCCGGGGCAACACGGTCGCCGCCGAGAAGGGCTACCTGAAGGAGAGCGGCAACCTGCTCTTCCACATCTCGCTGCTGGCCATGCTCGTCGGGGTCGCGCTCGGTTCCTGGTACGGCTGGCACGGCAACCGGCTGCTCGTCGCCGGCAAGGACTCGTCGTTTTGCAGCGCGCTCGACCAGTTCAGCGAGTCCGGTCTGGGGCCCCGGGTGCAGGCCACCGACCTGCCCCGGTTCTGCCTGGAGCTGACCGACTTCAAGGCCCGGTTCCTGCCGTCGGGGCAGCCCGAGTCGTTCAGCGCCTCGGTGCTGGTGGACGAGGACGGTGGCGCCCAGCGGGCGGCCGACTTCTCGGTCAACTCCCCGCTGCGGCTGCACGGGGCGAACGTCTACCTGCTCGGCCACGGCTACGCCCCGGTGATCCGCTACACCGACCGCAACGGGAAGTCGCAGACCCAGCCGTTCCCGTTCCTGAGCAACGACGGCAACCTGACCAGCGAGGGCGTCGCCACGTTCCCGGACGTCAACCTGGACCCGTCGACCGGGCAGCGGGACCCGAAGGCGCAGGTCGCGTTCGAGGGCATCTACCTGCCGACCGCGCCCGACGAGGCACCCTTCGTTCGCTCGCAGTTCCCGGCGGAACGCAATCCGGCGCTGATGCTGATCCCGTACCGGGGCAACCTGGGCATGGACGCCGGCATGCCGTCCTCGGTCTACAGCCTCAACCAGGAACAGGTACGCGAGGGCAAGCTGACCCAGGTCGGGGAGGCGAAACTGCTTCGCCCGAATGACAGGTGGACGCTCGACGACGGTACGACGGTCGAGTTCCTGGGCACCCAGCAGTACATCACCCTCACCGTCCGGTACGCCCCGGCCTCGACGTTGATGCTGGTCAGCTCGGTGCTGCTGCTGATTGGGCTGATGTCGTCGCTGTTCGGGCGGCGGCGTCGGGTCTGGTTCCGGGTCACTCCGGCCGCCCCGGAGGATAGGTCCACGACGGGCGGTAGTAGCTTGATCGAGGCCGGTGGGTTGCCGCGCACCGACTATGCCGGATTCGCCGACGAGTTCAACCAGCTCGTCGCCGCGGTGGAACGCGGTGCCGGGGGCCGAGAAGGGACCGAGTAA
- a CDS encoding BldC family transcriptional regulator: protein MDTGDRLLTPGEVAALFRVDPKTVTRWAAAGRIGSIRTPGGHRRFRESEVRALLEGEGMLDEVDDSIANRPRNNGPATPTGPNPASAGNMGMH, encoded by the coding sequence GTGGACACTGGAGATCGTCTGCTGACGCCGGGCGAGGTGGCTGCGCTGTTCCGCGTCGACCCCAAGACCGTCACCCGATGGGCTGCGGCCGGACGGATCGGCAGCATCCGGACACCGGGCGGACACCGACGGTTCCGCGAATCGGAGGTGCGTGCCCTGCTCGAAGGCGAGGGCATGCTCGACGAGGTCGACGACAGCATAGCCAACCGGCCGCGCAACAATGGTCCGGCAACGCCGACAGGCCCGAATCCGGCCAGCGCCGGCAACATGGGCATGCACTGA
- a CDS encoding menaquinone biosynthesis decarboxylase: MVARGFPYADLKDFLAALEGPGELRRVTVPVDPTLEISEVVTRTVRANGPALLFERPTRGEMPVAINLFGTERRMAMALGVDHLDEVGERIGAMIKPELPVGWSGIRDGLGKVLQLKSLPPKKVKTAPCQQIVYRGADVDLNRLPGLQVWPGDGGIFHNFGLTHTKHPETGKRNLGLYRLQQHSHNTIGMHWQIHKDSTAHHAVAERRGERLPVAIAIGSDPVVSYAASAPLPGDIDEYLFAGFLRGERVEMVDCLTVPLQVPANAQIVLEGYIEPGERLPEGPFGDHTGFYTPVEPFPVMHIEAITTQRDPIYHSIVTSQPPQEDHGLGKATERIFLPLLKMLIPDIVDYDLPSAGVFHNCVIVSIRKRYPKHAQKVMSAIWGAHLLSLAKLIVVVDEDCDVHDYSEVAFRAFGNVDYSHDLLITQGPVDHLDHASYQQFWGGKAGVDATRKLPTEGYTRGWPEEMTMSPEIRALVDKRWKEYGIQ; this comes from the coding sequence ATGGTGGCTCGTGGCTTCCCGTACGCCGATCTCAAGGACTTTCTCGCCGCGCTCGAAGGGCCGGGTGAGCTGCGCCGGGTGACCGTGCCGGTCGACCCCACGCTGGAGATCAGCGAGGTGGTGACCCGGACGGTCCGGGCGAACGGCCCGGCGCTGCTCTTCGAGCGCCCGACCCGGGGCGAGATGCCGGTCGCGATCAACCTCTTCGGCACCGAACGCCGGATGGCGATGGCGCTCGGCGTGGACCACCTCGACGAGGTCGGCGAGCGGATCGGCGCCATGATCAAGCCGGAACTGCCGGTCGGCTGGTCGGGCATCCGGGACGGCCTGGGCAAGGTGCTGCAACTCAAGTCGTTGCCGCCGAAGAAGGTGAAGACCGCACCCTGCCAGCAGATCGTCTACCGGGGCGCGGACGTGGACCTGAACCGCCTGCCCGGCCTCCAGGTCTGGCCCGGCGACGGCGGAATCTTCCACAACTTCGGGCTGACCCACACCAAGCACCCGGAGACCGGCAAGCGCAACCTCGGCCTCTACCGGCTGCAACAGCACTCGCACAACACCATCGGGATGCACTGGCAGATTCACAAGGACTCCACCGCGCACCACGCGGTCGCCGAACGCCGGGGTGAGCGGTTGCCGGTGGCGATCGCTATCGGTTCCGACCCGGTGGTCAGTTACGCCGCCTCCGCCCCGCTCCCCGGCGACATCGACGAATACCTGTTCGCCGGCTTCCTGCGCGGCGAGCGGGTCGAGATGGTCGACTGCCTGACCGTGCCGCTCCAGGTGCCGGCGAACGCCCAGATCGTGCTGGAGGGCTACATCGAGCCGGGCGAGCGGCTACCGGAGGGGCCCTTCGGCGACCACACCGGCTTCTACACCCCGGTCGAACCGTTCCCGGTGATGCACATCGAGGCGATCACCACCCAGCGCGACCCGATCTACCACTCGATCGTCACCTCGCAGCCGCCGCAGGAGGACCACGGCCTGGGCAAGGCCACCGAGCGGATCTTCCTGCCCCTGCTCAAGATGCTGATCCCGGACATCGTGGACTACGACCTGCCGTCCGCCGGGGTGTTCCACAACTGCGTGATCGTCTCCATCCGCAAGCGCTACCCCAAACACGCCCAGAAGGTGATGAGCGCGATCTGGGGCGCCCACCTGCTCTCGCTGGCCAAGCTGATAGTGGTGGTCGACGAGGACTGCGACGTGCACGACTACTCCGAGGTCGCGTTCCGTGCCTTCGGTAACGTCGACTACTCGCACGACCTGCTGATCACCCAGGGGCCGGTGGACCACCTCGACCACGCGTCGTACCAGCAGTTCTGGGGTGGCAAGGCCGGGGTCGACGCCACCCGGAAACTGCCCACCGAGGGCTACACCCGAGGCTGGCCGGAGGAGATGACCATGTCGCCGGAGATCCGCGCCCTGGTCGACAAGCGCTGGAAGGAGTACGGAATCCAGTGA